The proteins below come from a single Corylus avellana chromosome ca3, CavTom2PMs-1.0 genomic window:
- the LOC132175265 gene encoding probable aspartyl protease At4g16563 encodes MASSLSLLCFALCFSSLSVSFSEIVLMPLTHSLSRTQFNSTHHLLKSTSTRSAARFRGHHLQRRQVSLPLSPGSDYTLSFTLGSNPPQPISLYMDTGSDLVWFPCSPFECILCEGKYNPSTTAPPPKVPKNASVSCKSRACSAVHSSHSSSDLCAIARCPLESIEMSECSSFSCPPFYFAYADGSLIARLYRDTLSVPTSLHSSLLLPNFTFGCAHSALGEPIGVAGFGRGLLSLPAQLAGFSPQLGNRFSYCLVSHSFDQDRVRRPSPLILGRHDEKKELGTGGIRFVYTSMLENPKHPYFYCVGLEGISVGKRNIPAPEALKRVDGRGNGGMVVDSGTTFTMLPASLYDSVVTEFDRRVGRVHERASEVEGKTGLGPCYYYRKVVNVPRVVLHFVGNGSSVVLPRTNYFYEFLDGDKKRNVGCLMLMNGGDDEELDGGPAATLGNYQQQGFEVVYDLEERRVGFARRHCAALWDTLNQS; translated from the coding sequence atggCTTCCTCACTCTCCCTGCTCTGTTTCGCACTCTGCTTTTCAAGCCTCTCTGTTTCGTTCTCGGAGATTGTGCTGATGCCTTTAACCCACTCGCTCTCCAGAACCCAATTCAACAGTACACATCACCTCCTCAAATCGACCTCCACCCGCTCCGCCGCTCGTTTCCGCGGCCACCACCTGCAGCGCCGCCAGGTCTCCCTCCCGCTCTCCCCTGGCAGCGATTATACGCTGTCGTTTACTCTGGGCTCCAACCCTCCCCAACCCATCTCTCTGTACATGGATACCGGCTCCGACCTTGTCTGGTTCCCCTGTTCCCCCTTCGAATGCATTCTCTGCGAAGGGAAATACAACCCGTCAACCACCGCTCCCCCACCCAAAGTCCCCAAAAATGCCTCTGTTTCATGCAAGTCCCGGGCTTGCTCCGCCGTCCACTCCTCCCACTCCTCCTCCGATCTCTGCGCCATTGCTCGCTGTCCTTTGGAGTCCATAGAAATGTCTGAATGCTCCTCCTTCTCCTGCCCACCTTTCTACTTTGCCTACGCCGATGGAAGCTTAATCGCTCGCCTATACAGAGACACCTTGTCCGTACCCACCTCACTCCATTCTTCTCTGCTTCTTCCAAATTTCACTTTCGGGTGCGCCCACTCGGCCCTTGGTGAGCCTATTGGGGTCGCCGGATTCGGCCGTGGCTTGCTTTCTCTGCCGGCCCAGCTCGCCGGCTTCTCTCCCCAGCTAGGCAACCGCTTCTCCTACTGCTTGGTCTCTCACTCCTTCGACCAAGACCGAGTCCGCCGGCCGAGTCCACTCATTCTCGGTCGCCACGACGAGAAGAAAGAGTTGGGCACTGGCGGGATTCGGTTCGTGTACACGTCGATGCTCGAGAACCCGAAGCACCCCTACTTCTACTGCGTTGGGCTCGAGGGAATCTCCGTCGGGAAGAGGAATATTCCGGCGCCGGAGGCTCTGAAACGAGTTGATGGGAGAGGAAACGGCGGGATGGTTGTGGACTCGGGGACCACGTTCACGATGTTGCCGGCGAGTCTGTACGACTCGGTGGTGACCGAGTTCGACCGCCGAGTCGGGCGAGTTCACGAGCGGGCGAGCGAGGTGGAGGGCAAGACCGGGCTCGGGCCCTGTTATTACTACCGCAAGGTCGTCAATGTCCCTCGCGTGGTATTGCACTTCGTGGGGAACGGATCCAGTGTGGTGCTGCCTAGGAcgaattatttttatgaatttttggaCGGTGATAAGAAGAGGAATGTTGGGTGTTTGATGTTGATGAACGGTGGAGATGATGAGGAGTTGGATGGTGGGCCTGCCGCCACACTCGGGAACTATCAGCAGCAGGGGTTCGAGGTGGTTTATGATTTGGAGGAGAGGCGGGTCGGGTTTGCCCGGAGGCATTGTGCAGCGCTTTGGGATACGTTGAACCAGAGCTAA
- the LOC132174039 gene encoding uncharacterized protein LOC132174039 has protein sequence MADPRMERMEQQISNLQKMLESFMKTSTEQTKKLAEKIDDGRSKGKSESGENSTAKSRGKNSSSSSIVSKIAKLDFPKYNGEIDPTSWICRVEQFFEFKQIEDEEKLPLAAYHLESEAQMWYQLFKESEEFLTWESLKAALHTRYGPTAFEDHFGDLTKLQQTGSVKEYQLQFEHLLSRVGKLSTQHQLGCFVSGLKGNLRTEVQAARPTTVTEAIGLARLYEAKYEAKNWSLKKPPNSEDKRMNQWAVTPPLPSENLTQSKPPPTQRLSPAEMQDRRAQGLCFNCDEKFVPGHRCKKLFLIEGVYADEENWEEVDVFEERRAEEPIISLHANTGTPTSQTMRVKGALESHGLTVLMDTGSTHNFLNARVAAQLGLSPTHTGMLRVTVANGERMSCSGQCAGMLLKIQGEVFVIDFFLLPLDLCDIVLGMQWLRTLGPILWDFERMFMRFTWKGREVVIRGMRPPLNRVVEERSLSRELKRKGEGWVCQIRAHERENTYEGLLQCIVLGAQRGGPSSTETQLGLVLKEFPEIFEEPQGLPPNTAHDHNIPLKPGSGPVNVRPYRYPHYQKSEIEKIVMGLLQSRVVRPSTSPYSSPVLLVKNRDGSWRLCVDYRALNQVTIKDKFPIPVIDELLDELNGAHIFSKLDLRSGYHQIRMAKDDIEKTAFRTHHGHYEFLVMPFGLTNAPSTFQSLMNNIFGDFLRRYVLVFFDDILIYSKT, from the coding sequence ATGGCGGACCCAAGAATGGAACGTATGGAGCAGCAAATCTCTAACTTGCAGAAGATGCTAGAAAGCTTCATGAAAACTTCGACAGAGCAGACAAAGAAATTGGCGGAAAAAATAGACGATGGGCGAAGCAAAGGGAAGAGTGAGTCAGGAGAAAATTCCACAGCCAAAAGTCGTGGGAAAAATTCCTCTTCCAGTTCAATTGTGTCGAAAATAGCTAAACTGGATTTTCCTAAATACAATGGGGAGATTGACCCCACAAGCTGGATCTGTAGGGTTGAGCAATTCTTcgaatttaaacaaatagaggatgaggagaaattacctctGGCAGCATATCATCTTGAATCAGAAGCGCAGATGTGGTATCAACTCTTCAAAGAAAGTGAGGAGTTTTTGACTTGGGAATCCCTAAAGGCGGCTCTCCATACCCGCTATGGGCCAACAGCGTTTGAAGACCACTTCGGTGACCTCACCAAATTACAGCAAACTGGATCGGTGAAGGAATATCAACTCCAATTCGAACATCTACTTAGTCGAGTGGGTAAGTTATCAACTCAACACCAACTAGGCTGCTTTGTAAGTGGATTAAAAGGAAACTTAAGAACAGAGGTGCAAGCCGCACGACCCACCACGGTGACGGAGGCCATTGGGTTGGCGCGATTGTATGAAGCAAAATATGAAGCGAAAAATTGGAGTCTAAAAAAACCCCCAAATTCAGAGGACAAACGCATGAACCAGTGGGCAGTAACCCCCCCTCTTCCATCTGAGAATTTAACTCAGAGCAAGCCACCACCCACCCAACGATTGTCCCCTGCGGAGATGCAAGACCGAAGAGCCCAAGGATTGTGCTTCAATTGTGACGAAAAATTTGTTCCCGGCCATAGGTGCAAGAAGTTATTTTTGATTGAAGGCGTCTATGCGGATGAAGAAAATTGGGAGGAGGTAGATGTGTTCGAAGAAAGGAGGGCCGAAGAACCAATAATCTCCTTACATGCCAACACCGGAACACCCACGTCCCAGACGATGCGAGTAAAGGGGGCACTAGAAAGCCATGGATTGACGGTGTTGATGGATACCGGGAGCACCCACAACTTTCTCAATGCCCGCGTGGCGGCACAGCTGGGGCTAAGTCCCACCCACACCGGAATGCTACGGGTCACAGTGGCGAACGGCGAACGCATGAGCTGTTCCGGTCAGTGTGCTGGGATGCTGTTGAAGATCCAAGGAGAGGTATTTGTGATTGATTTCTTCTTGCTGCCCTTAGATTTGTGTGATATTGTGTTGGGAATGCAGTGGTTGAGAACCTTGGGTCCGATCCTATGGGATTTTGAAAGAATGTTTATGAGGTTTACCTGGAAAGGAAGAGAAGTAGTGATAAGAGGGATGAGGCCACCATTAAATCGTGTGGTGGAGGAGAGGAGCTTGAGCAGAGAGCtgaaaagaaagggagaaggtTGGGTTTGTCAGATAAGGGCACATGAGAGGGAGAACACGTATGAAGGCTTATTACAGTGTATTGTATTAGGTGCACAAAGGGGTGGGCCGAGTTCTACTGAAACACAATTGGGCCTGGTATTAAAAGAATTTCCAGAAATCTTTGAGGAACCACAAGGTCTTCCACCCAATACAGCTCATGATCACAATATCCCACTTAAGCCAGGAAGCGGCCCAGTTAATGTGCGGCCTTATAGATATCCTCATTACCAGAaaagtgaaattgagaaaattgtCATGGGATTGCTACAGTCAAGGGTGGTCAGGCCAAGTACAAGTCCTTATTCCTCGCCAGTGTTGCTAGTAAAAAACCGTGATGGGTCATGGAGGCTATGTGTGGACTACCGAGCACTCAACCAAGTAACAATCAAAGATAAATTTCCCATCCCAGTGATTGACGAACTCCTCGACGAACTTAATGGGGCCCACATCTTCTCCAAGCTAGATCTCAGATCGGGCTACCACCAAATCAGAATGGCGAAGGATGACATTGAAAAGACTGCATTCCGAACTCACCACGGTCACTACGAATTTCTCGTGATGCCGTTTGGTCTAACAAACGCACCTTCCACTTTTCAGTCTCTTATGAACAATATTTTTGGGGACTTTCTACGAAGGTATGtcttggttttctttgatgacattttaatatatagtaAAACATAG